One window from the genome of Vibrio vulnificus NBRC 15645 = ATCC 27562 encodes:
- a CDS encoding DUF1566 domain-containing protein, translating into MKTTFLISLAAALSVPVSAQCLPEEGRFEKTMIDFQGTSYWVINDNKTELQWMMCPMGQQGEQCIGDAIQEKRLDLDGLIETFNQAEGDSTLTWRLPYAQELITISDQSCRYGTYTDYFHLTETTEHLEQIYQAVAPFKEKMDILYQRHQDNLALLQKRREADSEVDAKMAEWLQKRRQLLNHDEWTLEAHHYVSQKLEPWLRENVPEWVNARTSYYKFWNSPHFGDKELGLESLNNFYSNHYSKMDQAYATQNGATISFRNVPKLEIASDSILSVNYDYSLRTIQSQQNWSIYYVRLVRAIPHENR; encoded by the coding sequence ATGAAAACAACTTTTCTCATTTCATTAGCAGCGGCGCTTTCCGTTCCTGTCTCTGCACAATGCCTTCCAGAAGAAGGACGTTTTGAAAAAACGATGATTGACTTTCAAGGTACGAGCTACTGGGTGATCAACGACAACAAAACTGAGCTTCAGTGGATGATGTGCCCGATGGGTCAGCAAGGTGAACAGTGCATCGGTGATGCGATTCAAGAAAAACGTTTGGATCTTGATGGGCTTATTGAGACCTTCAATCAAGCTGAAGGGGACAGCACGCTAACGTGGCGACTACCTTATGCCCAAGAGCTTATTACCATCTCCGACCAGAGCTGTCGCTATGGCACTTATACCGATTACTTCCACTTAACGGAAACAACCGAGCATTTAGAGCAGATTTATCAAGCTGTCGCCCCTTTCAAAGAGAAAATGGACATTCTGTATCAGCGCCATCAAGATAACTTAGCGCTATTGCAAAAACGCCGAGAAGCCGATTCAGAGGTTGATGCAAAAATGGCAGAATGGCTGCAAAAACGCAGGCAGCTCCTGAACCACGACGAATGGACACTTGAGGCACATCACTACGTCTCTCAAAAACTGGAACCTTGGTTAAGAGAGAATGTACCTGAATGGGTAAACGCGCGCACAAGTTACTATAAATTCTGGAATTCTCCTCACTTCGGAGATAAGGAGCTAGGGTTAGAAAGCCTCAATAATTTCTACAGTAATCATTACTCGAAAATGGATCAGGCTTATGCCACTCAAAATGGTGCGACCATCTCTTTTAGAAACGTACCGAAGTTAGAAATTGCTAGTGATAGCATCTTAAGCGTGAACTACGACTATTCACTACGCACGATTCAAAGCCAACAAAATTGGTCGATATACTACGTGCGATTGGTCAGAGCGATACCACACGAGAATCGCTAA
- a CDS encoding DUF1566 domain-containing protein, with protein MRLFAKSLVASTIAGLLTACGGGDGGGSATSPATSTKVTLTGFVTPSQATPLNSHETTTTEVRLLAGEEIVARSTAKRHAGEHQPRYLLEVDPAKLSDALPLTIEAVRVVYPLESANEDRTSNTATTNTEKTAIREVLLYRNAIGAKKPLLAADKNGDSFITHDEWLPLTFSQTNSLFVALDPSGERSALELMNEHGREKIMAIAALLHTISDPFDSEKQVALSSLEMEKASLIDALLKHETIAAPLTEDARWIDAVSSVYEQMAQNQAIVLADGWQKRIEDKWIEMHAVEQSNVLREVLDNSYPSRTLVLKGETVSGMKNPQISLQIGSYPNDPLASSHYDNPLKPKRPLLLPITPADAVKSYTAIEGANRQFELRLTLRDTANGFDACQPTGNEVYVYYDKNEDLTKPSAHPTDNMQDLLTVIAYDPASGVEMRSYLGAFCELASADIDKNQDGIVTADEFPRLKISFENNAHALLAERSGLMHHGGGQYAKPVKQTAIDTLFAKHTPEMLQLMSSIVAMQMASVHNNKLPAIDNASDFFRTAAQLLDLDYNAQYRMYSTSNLLPEPFQVIQLLKNISDVAHHMEDTDTTINNLLKWSAQAFSNLSQFPADTKMASELNTAMDSNTSWLPTEPINGLESICSTEFAQDQIRGIAVRGRGDDWLTLEWQPQGNSGYTLHWDTKPFTNLSEAANQTTAEKNITTLTGLTKFTRYYFQIAHKGTPSAQFNVRIGDAGLTNSHHFDSDFGCDPMSGYARNSNADGYQSLSFLKIDAQGERLARQDLPYIATPHSCTVESKTGRTWAVPNSEMEEGDRIRHWYGIDNRYLHGDNLAVSDDQYNGFCVALNGDVYSQDKAHQCTVNQLVQRANESKLCGISEWRLPTYEETLNILTLKGKPQLNFDDDYFPSIDGNLLWMSEHNPALTGYANLLRTTSIDVRTQISQINTPHQVMLVSDGLKVDQE; from the coding sequence ATGCGCTTATTTGCCAAGAGTTTGGTTGCCTCAACCATTGCGGGTCTGTTGACTGCATGTGGTGGTGGCGACGGTGGCGGTTCAGCAACCAGCCCAGCAACGTCCACGAAAGTCACCTTGACGGGTTTTGTTACCCCCTCCCAAGCGACACCACTGAATAGTCATGAAACCACCACAACGGAAGTGAGGCTGCTGGCGGGCGAAGAGATTGTGGCGCGCTCAACCGCGAAAAGACACGCAGGTGAGCATCAGCCTCGCTATCTGCTCGAGGTGGATCCTGCCAAACTGAGCGATGCGCTTCCCCTCACCATTGAAGCCGTCCGCGTTGTTTATCCGCTTGAATCTGCAAATGAGGATCGCACTTCAAATACCGCGACCACCAACACAGAGAAAACCGCAATACGCGAAGTGCTGCTGTATCGAAATGCGATTGGCGCTAAGAAACCGTTATTGGCCGCAGACAAAAACGGCGACTCTTTCATCACACATGATGAATGGCTGCCACTGACATTCTCGCAAACCAATTCGTTGTTTGTTGCTCTCGACCCCAGCGGTGAGCGAAGTGCACTTGAGCTAATGAACGAACATGGTCGTGAGAAAATCATGGCGATCGCCGCCTTGTTGCACACCATTTCCGATCCATTTGATAGCGAAAAACAGGTTGCACTCTCTTCTCTAGAGATGGAAAAAGCGTCTCTGATTGATGCCTTGCTCAAGCATGAAACGATTGCTGCACCTTTGACTGAGGACGCTCGTTGGATCGACGCGGTGAGTTCAGTCTATGAGCAGATGGCTCAAAACCAAGCGATTGTTTTGGCTGATGGCTGGCAAAAACGTATCGAAGATAAATGGATCGAGATGCACGCCGTTGAACAGAGCAATGTGCTGCGTGAAGTGCTTGATAATTCTTATCCAAGCAGAACACTGGTCTTGAAAGGCGAAACCGTTTCGGGCATGAAAAACCCGCAAATCTCGTTGCAAATTGGCTCCTACCCTAACGATCCTTTGGCAAGCAGTCACTATGACAATCCGCTCAAACCCAAGCGTCCATTGCTGCTGCCTATCACGCCCGCTGACGCCGTGAAATCCTACACTGCCATTGAGGGGGCGAATCGTCAGTTTGAGCTGCGCCTTACTCTACGTGACACCGCCAACGGCTTTGATGCTTGTCAGCCAACAGGCAATGAAGTCTACGTTTATTACGACAAGAATGAAGATCTCACCAAGCCAAGCGCCCATCCTACCGACAATATGCAAGATCTGTTGACGGTGATCGCCTACGATCCTGCCAGCGGGGTGGAAATGCGCTCCTACTTAGGCGCGTTTTGTGAACTGGCAAGTGCCGATATCGATAAGAACCAAGATGGCATCGTCACTGCTGATGAGTTCCCTCGTTTAAAAATCTCATTTGAAAACAACGCGCATGCACTATTAGCCGAGCGCAGTGGATTGATGCATCACGGTGGCGGTCAATACGCGAAGCCTGTGAAACAAACGGCGATCGATACACTGTTTGCCAAACACACACCAGAAATGTTGCAGCTGATGAGTTCCATTGTTGCGATGCAGATGGCATCGGTGCACAACAACAAGCTACCCGCCATCGACAACGCTTCTGATTTTTTCCGTACCGCAGCACAACTGCTTGATTTGGACTATAACGCCCAATACCGCATGTATAGCACAAGCAACCTATTGCCTGAGCCGTTTCAAGTTATCCAACTGCTGAAAAATATTTCAGACGTTGCGCATCATATGGAAGATACCGACACCACCATCAACAACTTGTTGAAATGGAGCGCTCAAGCGTTTAGCAATTTGAGCCAGTTCCCAGCAGACACTAAGATGGCATCAGAGCTCAACACAGCCATGGATAGCAACACCAGTTGGCTACCCACTGAACCCATCAACGGCTTGGAATCTATTTGCAGCACCGAATTTGCGCAAGACCAAATCCGTGGTATCGCCGTTCGTGGGCGCGGTGACGACTGGTTGACCTTGGAGTGGCAACCACAAGGCAACAGCGGTTACACGCTGCACTGGGATACCAAACCATTCACGAACTTAAGCGAGGCTGCCAATCAAACGACAGCGGAAAAAAACATAACAACGTTAACTGGGCTCACTAAGTTCACTCGTTATTACTTCCAAATTGCTCATAAAGGGACACCAAGCGCTCAGTTCAACGTTCGCATCGGTGACGCAGGGCTGACCAACTCACATCATTTTGATTCAGACTTTGGCTGCGACCCGATGAGTGGTTACGCACGAAACTCCAATGCCGATGGTTACCAATCCCTTTCCTTCCTCAAAATCGATGCGCAAGGCGAGCGCTTGGCTCGACAAGATCTCCCTTATATTGCGACACCACATAGCTGCACCGTGGAAAGTAAAACTGGCCGAACTTGGGCTGTGCCAAACAGTGAGATGGAGGAAGGCGATCGCATTCGTCACTGGTATGGCATCGACAATCGATACCTGCATGGCGATAACTTGGCGGTGAGTGACGACCAATACAACGGCTTCTGTGTCGCGCTTAACGGTGACGTTTATAGCCAGGATAAAGCGCATCAATGTACGGTGAATCAGCTCGTTCAGCGAGCCAACGAATCCAAACTCTGTGGCATCAGCGAATGGAGGCTGCCGACCTACGAGGAAACACTCAATATTCTCACTTTGAAAGGCAAACCTCAGTTGAACTTTGATGATGATTACTTCCCTAGCATAGATGGCAATTTGTTGTGGATGAGCGAGCACAATCCAGCACTGACTGGCTACGCCAATCTACTTCGCACGACCAGCATCGATGTGAGAACACAAATCTCGCAGATCAACACCCCTCATCAAGTGATGTTGGTGAGTGATGGATTAAAAGTGGATCAGGAATAA
- a CDS encoding Flp family type IVb pilin — protein sequence MLKQFINDENGATAIEYGILAAGLAAGVLAIFGSDGVFISALKEKFLGIVNSLNPAGE from the coding sequence ATGCTGAAACAATTCATTAACGATGAAAACGGCGCAACCGCGATTGAATATGGAATCCTTGCTGCCGGTCTTGCGGCTGGTGTGCTGGCTATTTTCGGCTCAGATGGGGTGTTTATTTCTGCGCTGAAAGAGAAGTTTCTTGGCATCGTTAACAGCCTGAACCCTGCAGGCGAGTAA
- a CDS encoding prepilin peptidase, translating to MNPEIVAISALLVLLMVVVLSDALQRKIYNANIALLFLVATGYRFMQGSPFWLDATLYALIVCVVGMLLWQYGLLGAGDVKLAAVCAWIVFPHWFELVLLSAFGAGILAVWQLARAYFATSNGHQGTVPLGVSISASTAYLIL from the coding sequence GTGAATCCAGAGATTGTCGCGATCAGTGCCTTATTGGTATTGCTGATGGTGGTCGTGCTTAGCGATGCGTTACAGCGAAAGATATACAACGCCAACATAGCGCTCTTGTTTTTGGTGGCGACTGGCTATCGTTTTATGCAGGGCTCACCGTTTTGGCTTGATGCCACTTTGTATGCCCTCATTGTCTGTGTCGTGGGGATGCTGCTTTGGCAATACGGCTTGCTCGGCGCGGGGGATGTGAAGTTAGCGGCAGTCTGTGCTTGGATTGTGTTCCCCCACTGGTTTGAGCTTGTTTTACTCAGTGCGTTTGGGGCAGGAATATTGGCGGTTTGGCAGTTGGCTCGCGCTTATTTTGCCACATCAAACGGGCATCAAGGGACGGTTCCACTTGGTGTTTCGATATCTGCTTCAACCGCTTACCTTATTTTATAA
- the cpaB gene encoding Flp pilus assembly protein CpaB has product MSRWYMAVFAALSVALLLAGFVWLDTSQLHQSSKHLSPVERKAQVLVSSRALAMGSFIERESLEWKEVSLQERETLGEVFLQPVFELEQIAGSVAVQFIPANTVLSPAMLLRPEQSDFLSALVKPGMRAISIELDPMAAGLGLLRPGNKVDVLLTSQSEIDQDANGTPIYNNMAVETVLQNIHLLAIGNQYSTHQKPEKSAKSYDPTSVTFEVSLQDAEKLVLASKLGELSLVLRGNHDQTEVANKPLKWAKDISGAYDLEQQPTQSVTVIRGNVKEGQ; this is encoded by the coding sequence ATGAGTCGTTGGTACATGGCTGTCTTTGCAGCTTTGTCTGTTGCCTTATTACTGGCGGGGTTTGTCTGGTTAGATACCTCCCAGCTCCACCAATCATCAAAACATCTGTCGCCTGTTGAGCGAAAAGCGCAAGTGCTGGTCTCCAGCCGAGCGTTGGCGATGGGATCATTTATCGAGCGAGAGAGCTTGGAGTGGAAAGAAGTCTCGCTGCAAGAACGAGAAACCTTGGGTGAGGTGTTTCTTCAGCCCGTGTTTGAGCTAGAACAGATCGCCGGCAGTGTGGCAGTGCAGTTTATTCCCGCCAATACGGTGTTATCTCCCGCCATGTTGTTGCGCCCAGAGCAATCGGATTTTCTGTCTGCACTGGTGAAACCAGGTATGAGAGCGATTTCGATTGAGCTTGACCCAATGGCGGCGGGCCTCGGCTTACTTCGTCCGGGAAACAAAGTGGATGTGCTGCTGACAAGCCAATCGGAAATCGACCAAGACGCCAACGGCACGCCGATATACAACAACATGGCTGTCGAAACGGTATTGCAAAACATTCATTTGCTCGCGATTGGTAATCAATATTCTACCCATCAAAAGCCAGAGAAAAGTGCCAAAAGTTATGATCCAACCTCAGTGACCTTCGAAGTATCACTTCAAGACGCAGAAAAATTGGTGTTGGCCAGCAAGCTCGGGGAGTTATCCCTGGTGTTACGCGGCAATCACGATCAAACCGAAGTGGCCAACAAACCGCTCAAGTGGGCCAAAGATATTTCGGGCGCGTATGACCTTGAGCAACAACCCACCCAGTCGGTGACGGTGATCCGCGGTAACGTGAAGGAGGGGCAGTAA
- a CDS encoding type II and III secretion system protein family protein, which produces MMHVAKQWWLVAAFTLVVPFAQAAKEITLEVGQSRLIPLSKEMRSVYIVDSTIADVKTPSARSALVFGAQVGKTDLVIVGKEGDAIAHYRLNVKNSGLSQLERHLEILYPAFRISLQSVGDSIAVAGTVASPEMAADILSLVNNFALGQIADKDRLKEITAEVSRKSANQPEGPGGQSVLPLVINQLKITAAPQVNISIRMVEMAKSTSEELGIRWQSVNPNWMLGVSPGNEFAAGLDLTDPDNLIKESAFMGIIDALASKSLVNVLAEPNLTAKSGEKAEFLVGGEFPFPSIDGDSVGVEFKSFGVGLSVTPTVLSENRISLTVTPVVSALSRQNSIKINGVDVPGLDKRTATTTIELADGQSFALAGLLRTSEENSVDAIPFLGELPGVGALFRTNKSKQIERELVIIATASLVQPTGDLESIPTPLDSFRSPTRFERLLFGELEGEANTPKLIGDYGYRY; this is translated from the coding sequence ATGATGCACGTGGCTAAACAATGGTGGCTGGTTGCCGCTTTCACGCTGGTGGTGCCTTTCGCACAGGCGGCCAAAGAGATCACCTTAGAAGTGGGGCAAAGCCGACTCATCCCTCTGTCGAAAGAGATGCGCAGCGTCTACATCGTCGATTCAACCATTGCCGATGTCAAAACGCCGTCTGCACGCAGTGCGTTGGTATTTGGCGCGCAAGTGGGCAAAACCGACCTAGTGATTGTTGGCAAAGAAGGGGATGCTATTGCGCACTATCGTCTGAATGTGAAAAACAGTGGTTTGAGCCAATTGGAACGTCACCTTGAGATCTTATATCCCGCCTTCCGTATTAGCCTTCAATCGGTGGGCGATTCGATCGCCGTGGCCGGCACGGTAGCAAGCCCAGAAATGGCGGCGGATATTTTGAGTTTGGTGAACAATTTTGCGCTCGGGCAGATTGCAGACAAAGACCGTCTGAAAGAAATCACAGCGGAAGTGAGCCGTAAATCCGCCAACCAGCCAGAAGGGCCGGGTGGGCAGTCGGTGCTGCCTTTGGTGATCAATCAATTAAAAATCACTGCCGCACCTCAAGTGAACATTTCAATCCGTATGGTGGAGATGGCCAAGAGTACCAGTGAAGAACTGGGGATCCGCTGGCAATCGGTCAATCCGAATTGGATGCTGGGCGTGTCACCCGGTAACGAATTTGCCGCAGGACTGGATTTAACAGACCCCGATAATCTCATTAAAGAATCAGCGTTTATGGGCATCATCGATGCGCTGGCATCAAAGAGCCTCGTCAATGTGCTGGCTGAACCGAATCTCACGGCAAAATCGGGTGAAAAAGCCGAGTTTTTGGTGGGGGGAGAGTTTCCTTTCCCAAGCATCGATGGTGATTCGGTTGGTGTTGAGTTCAAGAGCTTTGGTGTGGGTCTTTCGGTGACCCCAACCGTGCTATCGGAAAATCGCATTTCGCTTACCGTGACACCGGTTGTCAGTGCGCTTAGCCGTCAAAACTCTATCAAAATTAATGGGGTTGATGTGCCGGGGCTGGATAAGCGAACCGCGACCACCACCATCGAGTTGGCTGATGGGCAAAGTTTTGCGTTGGCTGGGTTGCTAAGAACATCAGAAGAAAACTCCGTTGATGCCATTCCATTTTTGGGTGAGTTGCCAGGGGTTGGCGCGCTGTTTCGAACCAACAAGAGTAAACAGATTGAACGTGAACTGGTGATCATTGCCACGGCGAGTCTGGTTCAGCCGACGGGTGATCTCGAGTCCATACCGACACCTCTGGATAGCTTCCGCTCACCAACGCGTTTTGAACGCTTGCTCTTTGGTGAGTTAGAGGGAGAGGCAAACACACCAAAGTTGATTGGTGATTACGGCTATCGCTACTAA
- a CDS encoding AAA family ATPase — METKRQSMMVFAQKGEQLSVIESVVDRIAQLDCQIHTQSLSAAIKYLAQRQCGDILLLQVQRDELQRLTELAKVTPPGCQVILFGEEISLSEYRHLMQMGIADYLALPLDPTALHKSLLHLLGVHAQKGFQQGQVYLVSGTSGGVGTSTVAANLAVELAKHRSVALVDFNLNFTQHPILLGVEYQPTLHRLVNEVERVDSVLIQQFGQNVGHQLSLFYTEEQEELSVQQRINVVNKLKQQFAYVILDVPHYLIESVEDLMLSADNFLLVHDFSLQAGRRADGILSKLEGYLHHVHLVGNQSRAKAHKPWSEKQLFEAWSITQFSDLPFDSKAVQAAEHNGEPLVKRGGKLAKAIGKLKTRLAGIA, encoded by the coding sequence GTGGAAACTAAGCGTCAATCGATGATGGTGTTTGCCCAAAAAGGCGAGCAACTGAGCGTGATTGAGTCGGTGGTGGATCGCATCGCACAACTTGATTGCCAAATTCACACGCAAAGCCTGAGCGCAGCGATTAAGTATTTGGCGCAGCGCCAATGTGGCGACATTTTACTTTTGCAGGTGCAACGTGATGAGTTGCAACGCTTGACTGAACTGGCCAAAGTGACGCCTCCGGGCTGCCAAGTGATTCTCTTCGGCGAGGAAATTTCCTTGTCGGAATATCGTCATCTGATGCAGATGGGCATCGCGGATTACCTTGCATTACCACTGGATCCCACAGCGCTGCACAAGAGTTTGTTGCACCTTTTAGGGGTGCATGCACAGAAAGGTTTTCAGCAAGGGCAAGTCTATTTGGTGAGTGGTACCAGCGGTGGTGTCGGAACGTCGACTGTTGCGGCTAATTTAGCCGTTGAGTTGGCTAAGCATCGTTCTGTCGCGTTAGTCGACTTTAACCTCAACTTTACTCAGCACCCGATTTTGCTGGGGGTGGAATATCAGCCAACCCTTCATCGCTTAGTGAATGAAGTGGAACGCGTTGATTCGGTGCTGATTCAGCAATTTGGTCAAAATGTGGGCCACCAGTTGAGCCTGTTTTATACAGAGGAGCAGGAGGAGTTATCTGTGCAACAGCGAATCAATGTCGTCAATAAGTTAAAACAGCAATTTGCTTATGTGATTTTGGATGTGCCTCATTATCTTATTGAAAGTGTAGAGGATCTCATGCTGTCGGCGGACAACTTCTTACTGGTACACGATTTCTCACTGCAAGCGGGTCGCCGAGCCGATGGTATTTTGTCGAAACTCGAAGGGTATCTGCACCATGTGCATCTGGTTGGGAATCAGAGCCGCGCCAAAGCGCATAAGCCTTGGAGCGAAAAACAGTTGTTTGAAGCGTGGTCAATCACACAATTTAGTGATCTGCCATTCGATAGCAAAGCGGTGCAAGCGGCAGAGCACAACGGCGAACCTTTGGTAAAACGCGGAGGTAAGTTGGCCAAAGCGATTGGCAAACTAAAAACACGCCTAGCGGGGATCGCCTAA
- a CDS encoding CpaF family protein: MFGHKTQLVHASRGNPLVMPEAAQAAFEKLIEPSEAVKLSRAQLQQEIKKAVGQMSAQQLLPYNQSELAVLVEQLCDDMLGVGPIQCLVEDPSVSDILVNGPEQIYIERHGKLLKTDIRFRDKKHLLNVAQRIVNAVGRRLDESTPLVDARLEDGSRVNIIAPPLALNGVCISIRKFPERQYDLPGLVAFGSMSEEMAECLALAARCRFNILVSGGTGAGKTTLLNAMSTPISEDERIITIEDAAELSLTQPHWIQLETRTASSEGTGAVTVRDLVKNALRMRPDRIILGEVRGAEAFDMLQAMNTGHDGSLCTLHANSPADAMLRLENMLMMGAEQIPSAVLRQQISSALDLVVQLERSHDGKRRVTAISAVGGLEEGQIAIHPLFDYRLDEEGRGDYHQGILPQGVIERARHFALDKAWLSLFSTVGG, encoded by the coding sequence ATGTTTGGTCACAAAACTCAACTGGTGCATGCCTCCCGAGGTAACCCACTCGTCATGCCTGAAGCCGCGCAAGCGGCTTTTGAAAAGCTGATTGAGCCCTCAGAAGCCGTAAAACTCAGCCGAGCTCAACTGCAGCAAGAGATTAAGAAAGCCGTTGGCCAAATGTCAGCGCAACAGTTGCTGCCTTACAACCAAAGTGAGTTGGCGGTGCTGGTGGAGCAGCTGTGTGACGACATGTTGGGTGTGGGCCCGATTCAATGTTTGGTCGAAGATCCGTCCGTGAGCGACATTCTTGTCAATGGACCAGAGCAAATCTACATTGAGCGTCATGGCAAGCTGTTGAAAACCGATATTCGTTTTCGCGACAAAAAGCACTTGCTCAATGTCGCGCAGCGAATCGTAAACGCCGTTGGCCGTCGTTTAGATGAATCCACCCCGTTAGTGGATGCACGTTTGGAAGATGGCAGCCGCGTTAACATCATCGCACCACCACTTGCGCTAAATGGCGTGTGTATCTCAATTCGTAAATTTCCTGAACGTCAGTACGATCTTCCCGGTTTGGTTGCCTTTGGCAGTATGAGCGAAGAGATGGCGGAATGCCTTGCGTTAGCGGCACGTTGTCGTTTTAACATCTTGGTGTCTGGCGGAACGGGGGCGGGTAAAACCACCTTGCTCAACGCCATGAGCACGCCCATTAGTGAAGATGAACGCATTATCACGATAGAAGATGCGGCTGAGTTGTCACTCACTCAACCTCACTGGATTCAGCTTGAAACGCGAACCGCCAGCTCTGAAGGCACTGGGGCTGTAACCGTGCGAGATTTGGTCAAAAATGCCCTGCGAATGCGACCTGATCGCATCATTTTGGGCGAAGTTCGTGGTGCTGAAGCCTTTGACATGTTGCAAGCGATGAATACCGGCCATGATGGTTCCTTATGTACCTTGCACGCAAACTCACCAGCAGACGCGATGTTGCGTTTGGAGAACATGTTGATGATGGGGGCAGAGCAGATCCCATCAGCGGTTTTGCGTCAGCAAATCAGTTCAGCGTTGGATTTGGTCGTGCAGCTTGAACGCTCGCACGATGGTAAACGCCGTGTCACTGCGATTTCCGCTGTTGGCGGGCTGGAAGAGGGGCAGATCGCCATCCATCCCCTGTTTGACTATCGCCTTGATGAAGAAGGGCGCGGTGATTACCACCAAGGCATCTTGCCGCAAGGCGTGATTGAACGAGCTCGTCACTTCGCGTTGGATAAAGCGTGGTTAAGCTTGTTTTCAACCGTAGGGGGTTAA
- a CDS encoding type II secretion system F family protein: protein MLWLLFLFIWLAMGALIMRARRVEAKREKQRERYLKPLAVMEKKRPQWLAFYSRIETLIGAARLQKYRLYLVVATTGLFVTLLSQGMAASTALLLVSVMAVLVTVLALRHFEQIAISEFNAQMPDIIDSMERAVKVGAPLHDIFFALSEQYQGSAKRLFMAMHDRLKLGHSVERVMHFAALQMPSQEFRFLTTLLSLQSETGGKLSHMLKQLGQTLRERSLMESRVRTITSESRTSAKVLAILPPALIGVLYGSAKEHFDYLLRDGTGQWILLYVVLSVTSGLLLIRQLTKFKG from the coding sequence ATGCTTTGGCTATTGTTTTTGTTCATTTGGCTCGCGATGGGCGCATTGATCATGCGAGCGCGTCGCGTTGAAGCGAAGCGTGAGAAACAGCGTGAACGTTATCTTAAACCGTTGGCGGTGATGGAGAAAAAGCGACCGCAATGGCTGGCATTTTACAGTCGTATCGAAACCTTGATCGGTGCGGCGCGGTTACAAAAGTACCGCTTGTACTTGGTCGTGGCGACCACTGGGCTATTTGTTACCTTGCTCTCACAAGGCATGGCAGCATCGACAGCCTTACTTTTAGTCAGCGTCATGGCGGTGTTGGTGACGGTGTTGGCGCTTCGCCATTTTGAGCAGATTGCCATCAGCGAGTTCAACGCGCAAATGCCCGATATCATCGACAGTATGGAGCGGGCGGTCAAAGTGGGCGCGCCCTTGCACGACATCTTTTTTGCCCTCTCAGAGCAATATCAAGGCAGTGCTAAACGTCTGTTTATGGCGATGCATGATCGCCTTAAGTTGGGTCATAGTGTCGAAAGAGTGATGCACTTCGCCGCGCTGCAGATGCCAAGCCAAGAGTTTCGCTTTCTGACCACTCTGCTGAGTTTGCAAAGTGAAACTGGGGGGAAGTTATCTCATATGCTCAAGCAACTTGGTCAAACGCTGCGTGAGCGCAGTTTGATGGAAAGCCGCGTGCGAACCATCACGTCGGAATCTCGGACGTCCGCCAAGGTGCTGGCGATCTTACCGCCCGCCTTGATTGGCGTGCTGTATGGTTCTGCTAAGGAACATTTTGATTACCTACTGCGTGACGGTACTGGCCAATGGATTCTGCTCTACGTGGTGCTCAGTGTTACCAGCGGCTTGCTGCTGATTCGTCAACTGACCAAATTCAAGGGGTAA